One window of the Arcobacter arenosus genome contains the following:
- a CDS encoding aldo/keto reductase family protein, producing the protein MSFFISSENINIPNMIYGTAWKKDKTSSLVYEALREGFKGIDTAGQPRHYNEKGVGEGIDKSFKDNIIKRDELYIQTKFTPIDGQDKNNMPYLITDDLKTQIRKSFEKSKLNLKVEYIDSYILHSPIFPGKKLIEAWLTMEEFYHSKEIGQLGISNCYDLDVLKYLYNNSEVKPAIVQNRFYAQSGYDKEIRVWCKQMGILYQSFWSLTANPEIVNSSLINQLSKKYNKTKEQIFYKFLNELGIIPLNGTTSNEHMKLDLNIKDFNLEKAEIETINNML; encoded by the coding sequence TTGAGTTTTTTTATTAGCAGTGAAAATATAAATATTCCAAATATGATTTATGGTACAGCTTGGAAAAAAGATAAAACGTCAAGCTTGGTTTATGAAGCTTTAAGAGAAGGTTTTAAAGGAATTGATACAGCAGGACAACCAAGACATTATAATGAAAAAGGAGTAGGAGAGGGGATAGATAAATCTTTTAAAGATAATATTATTAAAAGAGATGAGTTATATATTCAAACAAAATTTACTCCAATTGATGGTCAAGATAAAAATAATATGCCATATTTAATAACAGATGATTTAAAAACACAAATTAGAAAATCTTTTGAAAAGTCAAAATTGAACTTAAAAGTTGAATATATAGATTCTTATATTTTACATTCTCCTATTTTCCCTGGTAAAAAGTTAATTGAAGCTTGGCTTACTATGGAAGAGTTTTATCATTCAAAAGAAATTGGCCAATTAGGAATCAGCAATTGTTATGATTTAGATGTTTTGAAATATTTATATAATAATAGTGAAGTTAAGCCAGCAATAGTACAAAATAGGTTTTATGCACAAAGTGGATATGACAAAGAGATTAGAGTTTGGTGTAAGCAAATGGGAATTTTATATCAAAGTTTTTGGTCTTTGACTGCAAATCCAGAAATTGTAAACTCATCGCTAATTAATCAATTGTCAAAAAAATATAATAAAACAAAAGAACAGATTTTTTATAAGTTTTTAAATGAACTTGGAATAATTCCTTTAAATGGAACAACATCAAATGAGCATATGAAGTTAGATTTAAATATAAAAGATTTTAATTTAGAAAAAGCAGAAATAGAAACTATTAATAATATGTTATAG
- a CDS encoding EAL domain-containing protein, with protein sequence MQNINHFLIEQVFNEKNKSILISSNIVNNNYKKFISLSSSKNYNSFVSTKIQNINFLFSSLDISLLIIDMKEDYLELLKSLSKNKPGLFVIVIADPISNQFLNIKKNLNFTFFDFLKKPITIEELIYKIDNSLDILSSLNMTKSKYKLLNQYKETIDKYSIVSKTDSKGNITYVNDKFCKTSGYKSNELLGKPHKIIRHEDMSSQIFKTMWHTIKDLKQVWKGKIKNKKKDGSHYWVDTIINPILDSDGKIIEYIALRTDITELEERKEFLKKQFNITYDKLENINSISKLYEETLDKTTIILRLSNDLKILHVNELFCETFGYTKEELIGRDHHDLFPSEIKKEFILDGIKIIKEKGFWKGQLKGLCKNGDIKHFITTVVPLKDKNDKILEFMVIRVDITKVVQYQKEKEFLLSYDELTKLKGRNALNNDLKNKKGTLLLIDIIDFKKLNSLIGYEGADEILISVANLLKEESKLTYRLYGDIFAVFYENEKIEYVNTKAINLMLKFESHKFIYDNFEIPVSINIGISDTVPYLLTAEEAISRNKKSFNKIARYNYDINEKASDFKNLDMLIKIKDALENDNIVPYFQAIVSLETKEVVKYESLVRLIDEKENKIISPYEFLEISKKSKMYSQITKNVLRKSIEFLKSTNIPISINISFEDLINSNVLNYIAFLLQCNEKIANLITFEILESSEIKDYEQINLFINLVRKYNCKVAIDDFGSGYSNFTQLLNMKPDIIKIDGSLIKNIDKDINSRNIVESILILAKKSQIKTVAEFIDNKKVHNVVKELGIDYGQGFYYAKPEDLMKK encoded by the coding sequence ATGCAAAATATAAATCACTTTTTAATTGAACAAGTATTTAATGAAAAAAATAAAAGTATTTTAATCTCAAGTAATATAGTAAATAATAATTACAAAAAATTCATATCATTATCATCTTCTAAAAACTATAATTCATTTGTCTCAACTAAAATACAAAACATTAATTTTTTATTTAGTAGCTTAGATATAAGTTTATTAATAATTGATATGAAAGAAGACTATTTAGAACTATTAAAATCATTATCAAAAAATAAACCAGGTTTATTTGTAATTGTTATTGCAGACCCCATTTCTAATCAATTTTTAAATATTAAAAAAAATCTAAATTTTACTTTTTTTGATTTTCTAAAAAAACCTATTACAATCGAAGAATTAATTTATAAAATTGATAACTCACTTGATATTCTAAGTAGCTTAAATATGACTAAATCCAAGTACAAACTACTTAATCAATATAAAGAGACCATAGATAAATATTCAATTGTTTCTAAAACAGATAGTAAAGGTAATATAACTTATGTAAATGATAAGTTTTGTAAGACTTCTGGTTACAAGAGTAATGAATTGTTAGGGAAACCTCACAAGATAATTAGACATGAAGATATGAGTTCTCAAATTTTTAAAACAATGTGGCATACAATAAAAGACTTGAAACAAGTTTGGAAAGGTAAAATAAAAAACAAAAAAAAAGATGGTAGTCATTATTGGGTAGATACTATTATAAATCCTATTTTAGATTCAGATGGTAAAATCATTGAATATATTGCGTTAAGAACCGATATTACAGAGCTTGAGGAAAGAAAAGAGTTTTTAAAAAAACAATTTAATATAACCTATGACAAACTTGAAAATATAAATAGCATCTCTAAGCTATATGAAGAAACATTAGATAAAACAACCATAATATTAAGATTATCAAACGATTTAAAAATACTTCACGTTAATGAACTTTTTTGTGAAACATTTGGATATACAAAAGAAGAATTAATAGGAAGAGACCATCATGACTTATTCCCTAGTGAGATAAAAAAAGAATTTATATTAGATGGAATTAAGATTATTAAAGAAAAAGGTTTTTGGAAAGGTCAACTTAAAGGTTTATGCAAAAATGGTGATATAAAACACTTTATAACAACTGTTGTACCACTAAAAGATAAAAATGATAAGATCTTAGAATTTATGGTTATTAGGGTTGATATTACAAAGGTTGTTCAGTACCAAAAAGAAAAAGAGTTTTTATTATCCTATGATGAACTTACAAAACTAAAAGGTAGAAATGCTCTAAATAATGATTTAAAAAATAAAAAAGGAACTCTTTTACTAATAGATATAATTGATTTTAAAAAATTAAATTCATTGATTGGTTATGAAGGTGCAGATGAGATATTAATATCTGTTGCAAATTTATTAAAAGAGGAATCTAAATTAACATATAGACTTTATGGTGATATTTTTGCAGTTTTTTATGAAAATGAAAAAATTGAATATGTAAATACAAAAGCAATTAATTTAATGCTTAAATTTGAATCCCATAAATTCATATATGATAACTTTGAAATACCTGTATCAATAAATATAGGAATATCAGATACTGTTCCATATTTACTAACAGCAGAAGAAGCAATCTCTAGAAATAAAAAAAGCTTTAATAAAATAGCTAGATATAATTATGATATTAATGAAAAAGCAAGTGACTTTAAAAACCTTGATATGTTGATAAAGATAAAAGATGCTTTAGAAAATGACAATATCGTACCTTATTTTCAAGCAATTGTTTCATTGGAAACAAAAGAGGTAGTAAAATATGAATCCCTTGTAAGACTTATTGATGAAAAAGAAAATAAAATTATATCTCCCTATGAATTTCTTGAAATTTCTAAAAAATCAAAGATGTATTCTCAAATAACAAAAAATGTATTAAGAAAATCAATTGAGTTTTTGAAATCAACAAATATACCTATATCTATCAATATATCATTTGAAGATTTAATTAACAGCAATGTACTAAATTATATTGCATTTTTATTACAATGCAATGAAAAGATTGCAAACTTAATCACTTTTGAAATACTTGAAAGCTCTGAAATAAAAGACTATGAACAAATTAATTTATTTATAAATCTAGTAAGAAAATACAACTGTAAAGTTGCAATTGATGATTTTGGAAGTGGGTATTCAAACTTCACACAACTACTTAATATGAAACCTGATATTATAAAAATTGACGGTAGTTTAATAAAAAATATTGATAAAGATATAAACTCAAGAAACATTGTAGAATCTATTCTAATCCTTGCAAAAAAATCACAAATCAAAACAGTCGCAGAATTTATTGATAATAAGAAAGTTCATAATGTAGTAAAAGAACTAGGGATTGATTATGGACAAGGTTTTTATTATGCAAAGCCAGAAGATTTAATGAAGAAATAA
- a CDS encoding DsbC family protein, with amino-acid sequence MLKLIKTVLVLFALTSFANAMEQISDKLVKEIESLNLFQGAQVKVLRGFDSGDLYLLNVTVRGQQSKIYLTKDKKYLIAGDVVNTESGRALDIPDLPVDIKPTLGKEAFTFGKGNDEYVLFTDPECPYCKKFESYFSQIEDKVKIRVFFYPLPSHANAKDISIYIMSQKSYGDKVKAMTTTKADTPAFVNRKIDEKELAKLEKTLEEQMEIANKLGVRGTPSVFDTKGNKVSWVEMLQKYGVKVQ; translated from the coding sequence ATGTTAAAACTTATAAAAACAGTTTTAGTTCTTTTTGCATTAACATCATTTGCAAATGCAATGGAACAAATTTCAGACAAATTAGTTAAAGAGATTGAATCATTAAATCTTTTTCAAGGTGCTCAAGTAAAAGTTCTTAGAGGTTTTGATTCAGGGGATTTATATCTTTTAAATGTAACTGTTAGAGGTCAACAAAGTAAAATATACTTAACAAAAGATAAAAAATATTTAATTGCTGGAGATGTTGTAAATACAGAATCAGGAAGAGCACTTGATATTCCAGACTTACCAGTTGATATAAAGCCTACACTTGGGAAAGAAGCTTTCACTTTTGGAAAAGGTAATGATGAATATGTATTATTTACAGATCCAGAATGCCCATATTGTAAAAAATTTGAATCATATTTTTCACAAATTGAAGATAAAGTAAAAATTAGAGTATTTTTCTATCCTTTACCAAGTCATGCAAATGCAAAAGATATTTCAATTTATATTATGAGTCAAAAATCTTATGGTGACAAAGTAAAAGCTATGACAACTACAAAAGCTGATACTCCTGCTTTTGTAAATAGAAAAATAGATGAAAAAGAGTTAGCAAAACTAGAAAAAACTCTTGAAGAACAAATGGAAATTGCAAATAAATTAGGTGTTAGAGGAACACCTTCTGTATTTGATACAAAAGGAAATAAAGTATCTTGGGTAGAGATGCTTCAAAAATATGGTGTAAAGGTTCAATAA